catagaattcggtattaaacgccatttcgggtgatacttacattgattgaaatcacgagtgttattgatatatatatatatatatatatatatatatatatatatatatatatatatatatatatatatatatatatatatatatatatatatatatatatatatatatcatcaaatccTACATCTCATGATGCAAGAGGCCTTTGTTAGATTttgccattattttttttatttcggccttttaaatcaatacttctctattcatcatctattcACACTTCCTagttctcacccatgtaggcctgggtcttccaacttttgtaTTGCTTTGTGGAGCGCAGTTGAATGTTTATTGAACTATTTTCTATTGGGgaatgcaaagaacatgcccaatcAATCTTCATCTACTTCTTCATTCCTAAttatgtcctgccattaaactcccagtattcttctgaggcctttgttctcaaatctacaaaatttgttggatgatgtttcattatcatacaaggattcatgtccacacagtaataACAAACTCAcaaaactgatacatagcctgatttttatatttaattatagtTGATTGGATTTtcaaacctaacttaacctagccatagtctgatttgcttttatcaatctttcataaaACCTAATctgtaaagatcctgtattagatatcattgttactaaatatttaaatgattcatccTCATTATCCCTTACTCTTTCCAATGATatctaatcttccattgcatattccgttctcatcatctcatgTGATAATTAAACTATTCTTCTGAGCAAGTTTTGTAAGTCTTGTGTTGTTCTGGTAATAacggcagcgtcatcagcatactacaTAACTGGTAATTTCCTGTTattaattcagtccaatccttctccagtatccccaactgttctatgcattacaaaatccatgaggagaataaacaacataggtgacagcacaatCCTTTGGAATATTatagtgttcactggaaattcatttgataggacctaactaacattaactttgtacttgataTGATCATGAAAAGGCCTATTCAAATTTACATGATtcagaggaaatccataataagTCAGGATTCTTCCACAAAATTAGGTattgcacagtatcaaaggcttttcaatagtccacaaatgctatcaaaagtggatttctataatctacacTTTGCTGTAAcacatttcttaaaataaaaatttggtcattacaacttctaccttttcaaaaaacCTGCTTGTCcatctcacagcttttcatcaatatttctctccagacTCATTAGACTgagcatactatttattttcatgacaactgatgtaaatatgatgtctgtaattattgaaatcagccaGATCTCCTTTATTTGCCatgttcaccaacactcctagctaacaCTCATCAGGTTTTGCTCCTCCAGTCCACATTCTACCACATAatattataagtattctgggagtcaattAATTTACCATCAATATCATCTCAGTAAGGgccttccatctctttagttttttaatgatagcttcgacttcaaacacactcatTTCAGACATAGGCATATcatggtcttcctcagcttcaagcaTATTAATGAAACTAAtcccttcttatctcctattcCTGACCTCACAAAACTGTTCCATCCAACGCTGACCTCCTTTATCTTCGGTTGTAataacagatcaatctctctttCTGATTGATATATGCTTTTTCCTTGCCTCAGtggagatttctttaataattctattagggattcttacaccatagcatcTCACCGAATACATATCTTTGTCAACCTTATCTGCTCTCCTGGCTAAATATTCTCGAAGGTcatatctggcttttcttttgacttcactatcaatactgggatactGGGCatgatttacattttaattttcattacatcctcaaaaaccttcaacaatcaatttctgtattttgcctcctttttatagtttcCCATGTATTATTTGATATCCGTTGTTTTCTCATTATAACTACATGTTCCAGGGCAATATTAGtcttatagtttgctatgcactaagAAATGATTCCCTTGATAAAAGGAATGATGAATACCATGAAGAAATGAAGTATATTAGATTAGATcgctgagagatatgaaaattgtgatcggTAAGTTTAAGCTAAATCTAGAAGGAAtattcaagggatagagaatgtgatggatgttgagggtctttgcgaagtttcaaatgaaaatctgGCTGATTTTGTAACTtcctgttcaacaaacaatttggtcattggaggtactttttttaGCACAAGGACATACTTAGATATACGTGAACTTCGCCAAATGGTCATTACAAAAATTAATAGGTCACATAGCCAGTGATAAGGAGAGAAGGAAGACTCTAAAAAATGTAAGAAACTAAAGAGGtttagatattggtaatgatcaccggcttctcattgccacactcaAATTAAAACTGTAAGCACCCAgcaaaaatgtaaatagaatatctAAGTCTCATACAACTGAGCTTGTAGAacatgaacacagagaaacatttccaattgaatgtagaaatctttTGCAGTCTCAGAGACTTTGAGAGATTAGGAACAGACAATGgatggagaatggtgtgatattaataacaaatatcagtcatttggtagtgaagttcTGAGACATACAATTACAATCAGAAAGACATGGATATCAATGATACGTGGTATACTATTAAAAGATGACAGAGGCAAAAActcattgttgaatgttttcgaaaaagtgatgaaaattacaagacaGAGCATGCTAATTATTCTGGTATTGATATTGAAGTCAAAAGAAATGTCGTGGatgactggagagattatttagacaggaaagcagatggggCTGGCAAAGCTATTAATTCAGAGAATGACTATGATGTAAGAATGCGTGCTCAAGAAATCATTATTGtaaagaagaagcacatacccatcaaaaagaaagatggatctagtataacaacagaagatgaagaaaagcaactgtcaggcagtaacgtaattttaaagtaaaatcttgttgttttgcctttttgcactgatggctttcatttttattttgtttacaattttgtaaagctaaattaagtattttgctgttggttttacattagtacatatattttggttaaatgtaatgtttaatttactttggttgaaaaagcttaagttttgtgacgccatctattgagtgcattttgaagtgcggccttcctcagtatttttacttccttggcaaatttttaactcatttatttttctttgtggtgactgggagtgttgtaaggagaggtgacttgtgactctcctaaagtattctcgtgagtcgagttcaaggccgttgaagactctggagctgctgatctgcctattgtggaatatatatacaatctgtcattgagctgcttcttaatgtggaaggcagtttacctgtgaagctacgtgtgagaacaagacttacAACTGTGGTTCCAGTGATCTactggcttaacctggacattggcagtttggtgtagagcagggcttgagagcctttttcatctttgatggatatatctactgtatcagcaccagagtggtcttgttggagcaagtagggaggcttctctcgggtaagaggaacatcccctgtattttgtcgagccgtagactgaaagtgcatatccaccaacggttgtgaagggctgttctactgacgagagtgactacttgtgaccacatttttgagcagcaaatggactcatctatatcagtaccggtctgtgtcataggaccgatatatttgtgcatttaactattgtcaaagctgttgaaggtttaatatgagagtgttgtaagattatatactttaatattaaggtttagattattgtgatataggtaggattattgtttctttttgtatgtacttccacttctttcctttctgtttagtaataggttagcgtggtgggtaaaggcttttgggtaccttaacattaaagatttgatttcctcactatgagtagggtttagttttaactttaggtgactcattgagttaatcgatggcatattgaacttaatcaatttattactttttgtgggccatcagtgttagtacctttattgttgtaataaatattgtgaaatttttgcccttgtgtctttctggttttcctcgctcctactgatttgtgtttttgtcactggatttgagaataatataaaagaacccgttatggcttcctcctagagggagttcgtaacatattttggcgaccgtgacaggatccaggacaaactcaatcggtggtgcgagttaccagactgtgctctgggtgagatttttcagtatttatttttgttgtgcttcaccaccttccttttccttttcattatgtctgatgtagagtttaaccctgccgaatttttggcttctgagaattgtattaggtatttgagtgctttgactaaagaaaatttgaaagcttgtgctaggtcgttaggcatttctttgacaaatagggaattgaaaatggacgtatataatttggtaaagaataggctgtgtgaacttaaacaaactgctgatgaattaactagtgaaagcatgagtgagtctgatgtagaaggggctccgggattgagtctttttcaggatccgtctcaatgtgaactgatttttgaagggtatggcagtctgcctgatggtaaaagtcagactgagggggttcctcgtactaataatgtgtctccagctgttcctactcgttcggtcaaaggagaaaataagccactagttaaggatttccagaacatgttggaactaaagaagttagagttcgaggagtttgatagaatcagagcacatgagagaacgatgcttagcatgcagttagagctggccaagatccagcaaggtaagaagtgtgagagtacccgcatccatgaagatattggggaaaactttagttttggggatgctctaaaacttgtaccttgttttactgaggagaatgtgcctgaattctttaaggctttcgaaagggttgcttctaggttgtcttggcctagggaggtctggacagtgttgattcaatgtcgcttactgggcaaggctcagaaggtttataatgccatagaaggagcaagtatctcgggattatgagaaagtgaaagctttgatattaaaagcttatgatttggttcccgaggcctacaggcagaggtttaggaattttaacaaaaccccgaacatgacttatgtggagtttgctcgtgtaaagcaggagcattttgatgattggctcaagagtcgccaagtaactactttggcggccttgaaagagttgatattgattgaagatttttaaaaaatcgtgtgctaaagatttaagagttcatttagaagacttgaaagtgacttcttttcccagaattgctcagttgagtgatgaatatatattgacccataaggttggtactgagaacgtcaggggtaatttccctgtggtcatgggtaactgggagagtaaaaagagtgtttgttaaccaaaataattctaatttccaggcttactctaactttaaagcaaattccaattttcaggtcaaaaatcaactAAACAGTAATCCCAGTGGTAATTTTTTAGATAGGAAttttgcaaaaactaataatgctcatcctagtcgtactataaaaagtggtgtgggaagtagaacctgttactggtgtaataagacaggacatatccaagctaattgttttgctcgtcagaggtatttacagaggcagactacttctcctattgctgtggtgaataatgttaaggcttctcaacaatctgtagagaatgaagaaaatggtaacaaaggtaataaagagaatgattcccccatgtgactgtcatttaataagtatatttggccaggtaagctgagatttgagaaggaagttataaatataaaattttgagggttacaggtgctgctcgatctttattgttaagaagtaggttacctcttaacgtgaagatcgctaactatattattctaagtggttttccggacactgttgtgtcggctcctgtggttgaaggagagattgacatattgggtgtcgtaaagaatattaatctggccattgttgataaactacctatacctgggatagatggtatcttAGGAAATGACTTGtttaatgtggagggacaagaattgtttcccattttaactttaaataaattacccattgatgtaactactcgctcccagaggaaagggcgtaacctcttgatggacggagaggatttacatttagaccctgttcaagtagatgtagcagtaggaaggctcgagtctgtaggaagtagtggtagtagtaaggtaattagagcatggaatagggctgattttataaaagctcagcatgatgaatttgatgtggaaataactgagggggatgatattttaAGCCATGTtctgtatcggagagaggattattatgtagattaagccgttctgctcttatggaatcctcagagtatcataagcagattttggtacctaaacaattcagagacgaattgctgcagttagctcatgaggatccattctcgggacactttggggtaacaaaaacttttaagagattaaccaagcttttttggtggcctaatatgagaaggtgtattaagcagttcttgcgaacttgtgtaacgtgccaggtcatgggtaaacctaatcaggtattgcgaaaagctccattaaaacccatccctgtaattggtgaaccattttctgagattgtcattgatgttgttggtcctttacctagaactcaatcgggatatatgtatttattaactgtgatggatagggcttctcggcaAGGGCGTCACTGGCTTCTAAAATGTGGGGGGGACATTTTTAGGCGAGGCTGGTGAGCGCAGCGAGCCCTCACAGCTGGGGGGTCCGGgaaatctttttaatttattaccttttttggtgcttttaaaggtacctgagcaacatatttcagcaaaatacaagacctgtatcctgcttgaaatcttgttataagccttttaattttgtatctgtctgtcaagttatacaaaataattttaatatttcttaaattcattggccAAACATGATGACATTAAAGCTTTGAGCATGAATTATTTCCTTAGACCCTTTGTAATGATTAAGATATAAACActattatattacttgaaaattttaataaagcctgattaaatcaacatgcatggtttattaaatgattaattcaCATTATATGAAAGCAAGACTCATGTTTCATTCAAATAAGATTATTTTCATATCATTCAAAGTATTAAGACGAAAAATAACCTGTGTCAATCCTAGCAATTCTGTTAGTCAGAATCTACCAAAAATGGTCCTTCGTTTGTCTTCTGCTCGGATGAACTCCTCAGCAATCGCCTGTGGACTTAAGGTAGCTAGACGGTCACGATGTACATGGCAAATCATGAGGTGGTTAAGGCGTTGTAGACTCATACGGCTACGTAACCATGTCTTCAATCGTCTGAGAGCACTGAATGACCTCTCAGCTGTGCAGGAACTTGCTGGGGAAACGAGTAAAAGGCGTAACAATGCTTCTACCTGAGGAAACATTCGGCGAACTTCTGGTACCATATCTCCGAAGATCTTTCTATAATCTTCAACTGTTGACCCCTTAAACTGGTTGTGGAAGAAATCGAGTTGCTGATTCAGAGATTCATTGAGTTCTGCATACTTACTGATAATTTCTGGCTTATGTGTCCCAGTCAACAGTACTGACGATAAATCTTGATACTCGGTGAGATCAGTGGAAGTGAAGTATTCTTTAATGTTCAGTACGGCAGCATCAATAACACTGAAGAACTCAACTCGATAAAACTCTTCAGCGGAGTCATGACAGTAGTTAGAGGCAAATCCTAATCCTTGGTCTAGcctctttggtatttttttctttcttggaagaggaattgCGTCTAGGTCACACCGATGGAGCTTCtgttctgcttcttcaaataatcTCTTGAATTTGTGCTTGCATCGAAGTGACTGTAGGCTCTTTATGGTAACCTCTGCAGCTTCTAGCATTCCAGATACTGTCAATTTTGATCCTTGTAGGCTCTTGTTGAAGTTTTCTAGACATTGAATAAGAGGAAGTGATCCATATAATCCAAGTAGACATTCCCCTGAGGACAAACATTTGTACAAACCTGCTGCTCGGGATGCAGTTGTTGACCCTAACTCCTTTGCTGCCTCCTGGAGGGCAGCCAGTACATCAGGGTAATTATCTAATACTGCTTTCACTCCAGCATATCGTGTAAGCCACCGTGTAGGACATATTGGCTTCAAACTTGTTGGTGAAGGAGTGTTGAGATCATCTGTGTGAATATTAAGGTACATATGTTTGAACTTTCTTGAACTTCTGTAGAGGGTGCCTAGCTCTTGAAGGTTGTCTAAAGCATTTTTTATGAAGAGAGAATTTGGTATGGCCTTGCTGATAATTAGGTGGGTAACATGAGCTCCACAATGCACATACAGAGCTAGTGGTTGCACCTTCTTTATCTCTGCCTGACAGACTTTATATTTTCCTGACATGTTACTGGCACCATCTTATGTTTGAGCCCGGAGGTGGTGAATTGGTAGTTGAAGAGATATAAGCGTGTCTTGCAGCATTTTACTAAGAAACACTCCTGTAGTTGCCGACACTTGGTACAATCCTAGCAGCTCTTCATGAACATTGAGTTTGTCATCGACATATCGCACACACACAGCCTCCTGTTCATTGCCTTGGATATCTTGGGTTCCATCAGTAATAAGGCCAAACTGTGTGTACATTTGATTAACATCATTGCAGATTTCTCTAACTACAGCATTACATTGGTATAATCACCATAGTGAATACTAAAAATGTGGGGGGGACAAATGATACTATGTCCCCCCCACTttgaaaagtgggggggggggacttgtcccccccccccccgtcccccaccTGTTGACACCCATGCTTCTCGGTtcctttccctcttaggaaagtaacgtcaaaagctgtctgggaaaagttagtagaatatttttgtcgttatgggttaccttgtaccattcaatcagattgtggtactaactttacttccaagtactttaaggacaggtgtgctgaactgggcattcagcacatcaccagtgtcccataccatcctgaaagtcaaggggttgtggaaaggttccaccaaaccttaaaaagtataattggcaagtactgttatgaaagggagagtagttgggataaggaactaccttatgcgttatttgcaataagaactcacccaaatgaatctactggtgtttctcctttcagattggtgtatggtcatgaggttcgaggtcttttagaagtgttatttgaagtgttgattgggggacgaaaacaaattcaaaatctaaatatatttttatctaatttgaaaaataaattgagtggtgcctggaagtttgccaaaggtaatctggaagcttcccaggctagtatgaaagcattccatgatcgtaaggcagttagtcgttctttcgaatctggagatatggttctggttttagatatagaccctgatagttttctgaaacccagatttaaaggtccatggaaggtaataagaaaggtgtctgactttaactacgaattagattctccaggttctactaggaagagtagaatttttcacattaataggttaaagaaatatgaaggtagaaatctaagtccattaaatattgtttatgaaatgacatgtcctctagctactgtattttatgataatgttgatgaccatgtacctgtagagaatttaagaactaaggttgagatttttaataaggcaaatgttttgttggaacatctggatgaagtccagaagaaagatttgttatgtttgataacagcttttccagaagtgtttagagaggctccagggcttacttcatggcttgaacatgatgttgaggttggtgatgctcttccagtaaagcaggctccttaacgcctgaacccagaaaaagccaaagtagtcgagaaggaggtacattatatgctggaccacaatcttattcaaccaagttcaagtccttggagttctcctattgttctggtaaagaaacctgatggtaattatagaatgtgtgttgactaccgtagggttaatcaggtaacaaagagtgacagtttccctcttccccggattgacgatttaatagaccgaataggtaatgccaaatttgtaacgaaattagacttattgaagggttattggcaggtgccattgtctcacagggcccgtgagatttcggcatttgtcacccccaatgggttatatgagtgtaaggtgatgccttttggtttgaaaaatgcagcctgtacgttccagcgccttatgaatagggtgatatgcgggcgagagggtaccgaaatatatattgacgacttggtggtatatagtcaggactggaaaacccatgttgaaaggttaagaaaactctttcaggttttacgaaaggctagtttggttgtaaacatcgataagtgtgagtttggtaaggctgtagtgacgtatctgggtcatgaggttggtttggggaaggttgctcctaaacaggctaatattgaggttatagccaaccttcctcagccgcgtaatgtccgtgatgtccgcaaagttcttgtcatgttagggtattacaggaggttcttgaagaattttgctgacatcgcccagcctttaactaatctattgaaaaagaacactaagtttttgtggagtacaaaatgtgaaaaagcattttctaatttgaaatcggtattagtctcggaaccaattcttagctcccccaattttaataaaccttttattttggtggtgcatgccagtgacgtgggtgttggaggagttctgtttcagagagatgatgagggggaaatgcaccctgtatcttatttcagtaaaaagttactcccggctgaaaaaaggtattccaccatagagaaggaagctttggctctggtgaagaccgtaacccatttttctatttacttatctagttctctccaggttgaagtgttgacggaccataacccgttggtatttataaataagatgaagggagcgaatcaaagaattctgcgatgggcacttctccttcaggaatataacctggtctttcagcatataaaggagtggacaacaagatccccgatgcactctctacgatgtgaagtgtgggctgctgtgccgttcctgatttgttttattttcttttcagatgatgtataggatattaatgtattctaaggttgtttttgtttatttttgtgcaatcccggagttccctgttttttttttttttttggccagttaggataagtagtcttagtgtaagtgttttggttggtcatgtttactctcttattttcgtattaaggttaaaaaaaaaaatatttttcctgtttagtcaaattaattttttttttttcgttgaaggaggaaggtgtcaggcagtaacgtaattttaaagtaaaatcttgttgttttgcctttttgcactgatggctttcatttttattttgtttacaattttgtaaagctaaattaagtattttgcagttagttttacattagtacatatattttggttgaatgtaatgtttaatttgctttggttgaaaaagcttaagttttgtggcgccatctattgagtgcattttgaagtgcggccttcctcagtatttttacttccttggcaaatttttaattcatttatttttctttgtggtgactgggagtgttgtaaggagaggtgacttgtgattctcctaaagtattctcgtgagtcgagttcaaggccgttgaagactctggagctgctgatctgcctattgtggaatatatatacaatgtcattgagctgcttcttaatgtggaaggcagtttacctgtgaagctacgtgtgagaacaagacttacAACTGTGGTTCCAGTGATCTactggcttaacctggacattggcagtttggtgtagagcagggctcgagagcctttttcatctttgatggatatatctactgtatcagcaccagagtggtcttgttggagcaagtagggaggcttctcttgggtaagaggaacatcccctgtattttgtcgagccgtagactgaaagtgcatatccaccaacggttgtgaagggctgttctactgacgagagtgactacttgtgaccacatttttgagcagcaaatggactcgtctatatcagtaccggtctgtgtcataggaccgatatatttgtgcatttaactattgtcaaagctgttgaaggtttaatatgagagtgttgtaagattatgtactttaatattaaggtttagattattgtgatataggtaggattattgtttctttttgtatgttcttccacttctttcctttctgtttagtaataggttagcgtggtgggtaaaggcttttgggtaccttaacattaaagatttgatttcttcactatgagtagggtttagttttaactTTAGGTGACTCATtcagttaatcgatggcatattgtacttaatcaatttattactttttgtgggccatcggtgttagtacctttattgttgtaataaatattgtgaaatttttgcccttgtgtctttctggttttcctcgctcctactgatttgtgtttttgtcactggatttgagaataatataaaagaacccgttatggcttcctcctagagggagttcgtaacagcaacgttggatggaactgtTTAGTGAGGTCATGAGTAGGAGATATGAAGTGAATGATTTGATTAATATCTGAAGATGAGAAATATCTTCATGTGCCCATGAAAAAAAGCcctgtatttgaagtcgaagctatcattaaaaaactaaagagatggagagcCATTCTTTACGATTGTGTAAATGTTGAAACGATAATAGCAGAAAATAAGTGACCACtagaatacttacatgattatCTCCTAGAATTTAGCATGAAGAAACAGAAACTTGATGAATGGTAATTATGAGTGTTGGCGACTGCttgaaaaggagacctgactggttGGAGTGATTATAGAGAAATCACACCTACGTTAGTTGTCACggaaatatatagaatgcttattctaaagaggcta
This DNA window, taken from Palaemon carinicauda isolate YSFRI2023 chromosome 10, ASM3689809v2, whole genome shotgun sequence, encodes the following:
- the LOC137647936 gene encoding zinc finger MYM-type protein 1-like, with the translated sequence MSGKYKVCQAEIKKVQPLALYVHCGAHVTHLIISKAIPNSLFIKNALDNLQELGTLYRSSRKFKHMYLNIHTDDLNTPSPTSLKPICPTRWLTRYAGVKAVLDNYPDVLAALQEAAKELGSTTASRAAGLYKCLSSGECLLGLYGSLPLIQCLENFNKSLQGSKLTVSGMLEAAEVTIKSLQSLRCKHKFKRLFEEAEQKLHRCDLDAIPLPRKKKIPKRLDQGLGFASNYCHDSAEEFYRVEFFSVIDAAVLNIKEYFTSTDLTEYQDLSSVLLTGTHKPEIISKYAELNESLNQQLDFFHNQFKGSTVEDYRKIFGDMVPEVRRMFPQVEALLRLLLVSPASSCTAERSFSALRRLKTWLRSRMSLQRLNHLMICHVHRDRLATLSPQAIAEEFIRAEDKRRTIFGRF